One stretch of bacterium DNA includes these proteins:
- the asnB gene encoding asparagine synthase (glutamine-hydrolyzing), with protein sequence MSAICGIIADQSKDSIRQILASMLAAMSFRGPDGTGIYGEDTIGLGASIQRTVGDSTQPVTNETGEVIAVCDGEIYNHQEIGSWLLGRDHKLSRESDTEIIPHLYEERGDSFAAELNGIFTIALYDAHRRRLLLIRDHLGSRSVFYSEKDSKFIFATTIRALLGTGIIGRKLSLQAVDLYFAGTCVPHPYTMFEEIKSVRPGYAVIWENGSCREHEYWSLNTIVEDYSTSEGDFQDQIRELALNAIKIRMIGEKPFGAILSGGVDSSLISSVLAQAAPDKKLQTFSIGFEEESFDDSSLQEIMLSRYNLLKNKATLRAEMAADLLQKVIRNSDYPINNASAMGTYLCMEQVKSAGLETVFDGEAADEIFCGGGGVVGENLVELFERIPKLFRTVIFGPWAGSLQINRTGKVAAFRRLCQRVCMSPIDRMLTWLPAFDRETRRQLLTGEYQRLVGNWDELEPGKFYLRRAQFKDGINLYQYGACKTYLPNDLLFKNERMSAAHGVVNRTPFIDYRLVELAFRIPAKYKLTGYTPQSAEKKLIYRKAIQGLIPEEIRLHKKIRGFSQPTALWMRKELKDFILDIVLGKQCIGRGILNPVFIRKIVEEHMSGVGDRDRLIWGIVTFELWMREFVD encoded by the coding sequence ATGAGCGCTATTTGTGGAATAATCGCTGACCAATCGAAAGATAGCATTCGCCAGATACTTGCAAGTATGCTTGCGGCCATGTCTTTTCGAGGGCCGGACGGTACAGGCATATATGGGGAAGATACCATCGGTCTGGGAGCCAGTATTCAGAGGACCGTTGGTGATAGTACTCAGCCTGTTACCAACGAAACAGGTGAAGTGATTGCTGTCTGTGACGGAGAGATCTACAACCACCAGGAAATAGGGTCCTGGCTCCTGGGCAGAGACCATAAGCTGTCAAGAGAATCGGATACGGAAATCATTCCCCATCTTTATGAAGAGCGCGGTGACAGTTTTGCTGCTGAGCTGAATGGAATTTTTACCATAGCCCTGTATGATGCACACCGCAGACGTCTTCTCCTGATCCGTGACCACCTTGGTTCCCGCTCTGTCTTCTACAGTGAAAAAGACTCGAAATTTATATTCGCGACCACGATTCGAGCTCTCCTGGGTACTGGTATTATAGGACGCAAGCTATCTCTCCAGGCAGTGGATCTATATTTCGCCGGCACCTGTGTTCCTCATCCCTATACCATGTTCGAGGAAATCAAGAGTGTACGTCCCGGCTATGCCGTTATCTGGGAAAACGGCTCGTGCAGAGAACATGAGTACTGGAGCCTCAATACTATTGTCGAGGATTATTCTACCAGTGAGGGAGATTTTCAGGATCAAATACGAGAGCTTGCGCTCAATGCCATCAAGATAAGGATGATAGGAGAAAAGCCGTTTGGAGCGATACTCAGCGGAGGTGTCGATTCCAGTCTCATTTCCTCCGTCCTTGCTCAGGCCGCACCAGATAAAAAACTCCAGACATTTTCCATCGGATTTGAAGAAGAATCGTTTGACGATTCTTCTTTGCAGGAAATTATGCTGAGCCGATACAACCTTCTGAAGAACAAGGCAACCTTACGGGCTGAAATGGCTGCTGATCTTCTTCAGAAAGTAATAAGGAACAGCGACTATCCTATCAATAACGCTTCGGCCATGGGCACATACCTTTGTATGGAACAGGTTAAATCTGCTGGTTTGGAAACTGTTTTTGATGGTGAAGCTGCTGACGAAATTTTTTGTGGCGGCGGCGGTGTTGTGGGAGAAAATCTTGTCGAACTGTTCGAGAGAATCCCCAAATTGTTCCGCACCGTAATATTTGGTCCTTGGGCAGGTTCGCTGCAGATCAACAGGACAGGGAAAGTAGCCGCTTTCAGGCGCTTGTGTCAAAGGGTTTGCATGTCGCCCATCGACCGGATGTTGACCTGGCTGCCTGCATTCGACCGTGAAACCAGACGCCAGCTCCTCACCGGAGAATATCAGCGGCTTGTGGGAAATTGGGATGAGCTTGAGCCCGGCAAATTTTACCTGCGGCGCGCACAATTCAAGGACGGGATAAACCTGTATCAGTACGGGGCATGCAAGACCTATCTGCCTAATGATCTTCTCTTTAAAAATGAACGGATGTCAGCCGCACACGGGGTGGTGAACAGAACCCCCTTCATTGATTATAGATTGGTAGAACTGGCCTTCAGAATCCCGGCTAAATATAAACTGACAGGTTATACACCACAAAGCGCTGAGAAAAAGCTGATCTACCGGAAGGCGATCCAGGGTTTGATCCCGGAAGAAATCCGCCTGCATAAAAAAATACGGGGATTCAGCCAGCCTACTGCTCTCTGGATGCGCAAGGAGTTAAAAGATTTTATCCTTGATATCGTTCTGGGGAAACAGTGTATTGGCCGCGGAATATTGAATCCGGTTTTTATACGAAAAATTGTCGAAGAACATATGAGCGGTGTGGGTGACCGCGACCGGCTGATATGGGGAATAGTAACCTTTGAATTATGGATGCGTGAATTCGTTGATTAA